The Chitinophagales bacterium genome has a segment encoding these proteins:
- a CDS encoding DUF2961 domain-containing protein has translation MLNKFSLVISLFLVFNASALDAVNHLSNIEEQFITYQQANYAKDGSNNDGVIASNFLDTIPSGLVNNPNGVATGNNEYVLVNIEGPAILERIWCAAINNLNGKINFYFDGETTPRFSSTINQLFINKTTIFDSILAQNLFENSGGNILYASINIKQNLIITTEAPMYCHVGFKLLPKDTIISSWTNTNDISQSNLLALSGNYPKQNASSLSSNTNTVSLNSNQKIVLYSSSGGGTIEGIELNIQDLNFDYADRIYDEGNVRKGWALFKMKINANADSLFLVNKMNKNNLLFGINQSKVNVIVEGRLVGVWQVNNYRDYHFWEDEKFYIPKSFYQGKNNINIIIQYISGDAWNEFRYQTICDNVITDVLDIKNVSSQNSHNYLVTGILNNNVSLYTSSANARYRTPEPIKYNNKQILDSLYISIYYDGETSPSTTAPIGLFFGAGTNDASYMNALLFGNNNGTYYNYFTQPFWSSVKVEIENKSSIKIDSINTNILYTNSILDKKTNGYLKAFVKQENKSATDSTDYNFLETNGKGKLIAIVIQGVQDTVEYGPIAYLEGDERIYIDDAQTPFIYGTGTEDLFNCGFYFILDEVCMPLHGMSNSDEKYNRNMYRIFLNDAIYFRKNISANVEHGPVNDVQALYNSISFYYWQQDTLYQLTDNLDVGNTTSETAHQYTVYGNSNNINKSSYFEGINDKQLLQHDGRKIQDSVEFIVSINENNNGVRLLRTFDYSLKNQSANIYVDDAFVGTWLNAGANTIQQFKDDIFAIPARFTQNKTQIKIKVVAKNNWTDLQYKVYTLQNSVVATPIKENKFSNISIQLYPNPTKDILNIYSNNENIKQINIYQINGVQIKSISTNNNQITIPVYELAKGMYIAEITTSNNTVAIKKFVVE, from the coding sequence ATGCTAAATAAATTTTCGCTTGTAATATCACTCTTTCTTGTTTTTAATGCATCCGCACTCGATGCAGTTAATCATTTATCTAATATAGAAGAACAGTTTATTACCTATCAGCAAGCCAATTATGCTAAAGATGGTTCTAATAACGATGGTGTAATTGCTAGCAACTTTTTAGATACTATTCCAAGTGGTTTAGTCAATAATCCAAATGGTGTTGCTACTGGAAATAACGAATATGTTTTAGTAAATATTGAAGGACCAGCTATTTTAGAAAGAATTTGGTGTGCAGCAATCAACAACTTAAACGGAAAAATTAATTTTTATTTTGATGGAGAAACTACACCAAGATTTTCATCAACTATAAATCAATTATTTATTAATAAAACAACTATATTTGATAGTATCCTAGCTCAAAATTTATTTGAAAATTCTGGAGGGAATATTCTCTATGCATCAATAAATATTAAACAAAATCTAATTATTACTACAGAAGCACCAATGTATTGTCATGTTGGCTTTAAGTTATTGCCAAAAGATACGATTATTTCATCTTGGACAAATACCAACGATATTAGCCAATCTAATTTGCTAGCACTAAGTGGAAACTATCCTAAACAAAATGCTAGTAGTTTAAGTAGTAATACCAATACAGTGTCGTTAAATTCAAATCAAAAAATAGTATTGTATAGTAGTAGTGGAGGTGGAACAATAGAAGGAATCGAACTCAATATTCAAGACTTAAATTTTGATTATGCAGATAGAATATACGATGAGGGCAATGTTCGAAAAGGTTGGGCTTTATTTAAAATGAAAATAAATGCTAATGCAGACTCATTGTTTCTAGTAAATAAAATGAATAAAAATAATCTGTTATTTGGTATCAATCAAAGTAAAGTAAATGTAATAGTAGAAGGTAGGTTAGTAGGTGTATGGCAAGTAAATAATTACAGAGATTACCATTTTTGGGAAGATGAAAAATTTTATATTCCAAAATCATTTTACCAAGGTAAAAATAACATTAATATAATTATTCAATATATATCTGGTGATGCATGGAACGAGTTTAGGTACCAAACAATATGCGATAATGTCATTACTGATGTATTAGATATAAAAAATGTAAGTAGCCAAAACAGCCACAATTATTTAGTAACAGGTATTTTAAATAACAATGTTAGTCTTTATACTTCATCTGCTAATGCAAGATATAGAACACCAGAACCAATAAAGTACAACAACAAACAAATTTTAGACAGTTTGTATATTTCAATTTATTATGACGGAGAAACTTCGCCAAGCACAACAGCACCAATTGGACTATTTTTTGGTGCAGGAACAAACGATGCATCGTATATGAATGCACTGTTGTTTGGAAATAATAACGGCACTTACTATAACTACTTTACACAACCATTTTGGTCGAGCGTTAAAGTTGAAATAGAAAATAAATCGTCTATAAAAATAGATAGTATAAATACAAATATATTATACACAAATTCTATTTTAGACAAAAAAACAAATGGCTATTTAAAAGCATTTGTTAAACAAGAAAATAAATCAGCAACAGATAGTACCGATTATAATTTCTTAGAAACCAATGGAAAAGGTAAATTAATCGCTATTGTAATACAAGGAGTTCAAGATACAGTAGAATATGGACCAATAGCATACTTAGAAGGAGATGAAAGAATTTATATTGATGATGCACAAACACCATTCATCTATGGTACAGGAACAGAAGATTTATTTAACTGTGGTTTCTATTTTATTTTAGATGAAGTATGTATGCCTTTACATGGAATGTCAAATTCAGATGAAAAATATAATAGAAATATGTATCGTATATTTTTGAATGATGCTATTTACTTTAGAAAAAATATTAGTGCTAATGTTGAACACGGACCAGTTAACGATGTTCAAGCACTTTATAACTCTATCAGTTTTTATTATTGGCAACAAGACACACTCTATCAATTAACAGACAATTTAGATGTAGGAAATACTACAAGTGAAACAGCTCATCAATATACAGTATATGGGAATAGTAACAATATTAATAAATCATCTTATTTTGAAGGAATTAATGACAAGCAACTACTACAACATGATGGAAGAAAAATACAAGACTCAGTAGAGTTTATAGTATCTATCAATGAGAATAATAATGGTGTTCGTTTGCTTAGAACTTTCGATTATAGCTTAAAAAATCAGTCTGCCAATATTTATGTAGACGATGCTTTTGTAGGTACTTGGTTAAATGCAGGAGCCAATACTATCCAACAATTTAAAGACGATATTTTTGCTATTCCAGCAAGATTTACTCAAAATAAAACACAGATAAAAATTAAAGTAGTAGCTAAAAATAATTGGACAGACCTACAATACAAAGTATACACACTACAAAATAGTGTAGTAGCAACACCAATAAAAGAAAATAAGTTTAGCAATATCAGCATTCAATTGTACCCAAATCCAACAAAAGATATTTTAAATATTTATTCTAATAATGAAAATATAAAACAAATAAATATTTATCAAATAAACGGTGTTCAAATTAAAAGTATTAGTACTAATAATAACCAAATTACAATACCAGTGTACGAGTTAGCAAAAGGAATGTATATTGCAGAAATAACCACTTCTAATAATACAGTTGCCATTAAAAAATTCGTAGTAGAGTAG
- a CDS encoding ribulose-phosphate 3-epimerase, whose product MAEVIVAPSVLACNFANLEHEFQMMNQSEAQYIHIDVMDGVFVPNISFGMPLIKTMRALTNKVLDVHLMIVQPEKYIETFATLGVNVLSVHYEACTHLHRTLQTIKENNMKAGVAINPHTPISVLEDVIQDIDLVCMMSVNPGFGGQKFIERTYDKIAALKALINERQSNTLIEIDGGVTLNNAKQLITTGADVLVAGSTVFNSSNPIQTIHQLKNIMA is encoded by the coding sequence ATGGCAGAGGTTATTGTCGCACCATCAGTTTTGGCTTGTAATTTTGCCAACTTAGAGCATGAGTTTCAAATGATGAACCAAAGTGAAGCTCAATACATTCATATAGATGTAATGGATGGTGTTTTTGTACCAAATATTTCATTCGGAATGCCACTCATTAAAACCATGCGTGCATTAACCAACAAAGTCTTAGATGTACACTTAATGATAGTGCAACCAGAAAAATACATCGAAACATTTGCAACGCTAGGTGTTAATGTGTTATCTGTACACTATGAAGCATGTACACATTTACACAGAACACTACAAACCATTAAAGAAAATAACATGAAAGCAGGTGTTGCTATCAATCCACATACACCAATAAGTGTTTTAGAAGATGTAATTCAAGACATCGATTTAGTATGTATGATGAGTGTTAATCCAGGTTTTGGTGGACAAAAATTCATCGAAAGAACTTATGATAAAATCGCAGCATTAAAAGCTCTAATCAACGAAAGACAAAGCAATACACTCATCGAAATAGATGGTGGCGTTACATTAAATAATGCAAAACAATTAATTACAACAGGTGCAGATGTTTTAGTTGCAGGAAGTACTGTATTTAATTCCAGCAATCCAATACAAACTATTCATCAACTCAAAAATATTATGGCATAA